Proteins encoded within one genomic window of Streptomyces taklimakanensis:
- a CDS encoding 3-hydroxyacyl-CoA dehydrogenase family protein, which produces MGESKDREPSGTTGLPVGVVGAGTMGTGVAQCFAAAGHPVVVVDPDPAARAAGPERLRAGVRAVRLLRRRAVGPVEERVTWAEGLSALSGARFVVECVPERVPLKEAVLGELDRVCPPETVFASCTSAIPIGRLGSFTGRPERVVGTHFMNPAPLKDTVEVVGSPHTGAHALALTVDLLAGLGKEAIVVGDGPGFVGNRVLMLTVNEAAAVVDEGTADADTVDRVFQDCFGHATGPLRTADLIGLDTVLDTLDVLREHTGDERFRPTPLLARLVAEGNLGRKSGRGFHPYPSHRATDRSRHAGVGSHV; this is translated from the coding sequence GTGGGCGAGAGCAAGGACCGCGAACCATCCGGCACGACCGGGCTGCCGGTCGGCGTCGTGGGCGCCGGCACCATGGGGACCGGCGTCGCCCAGTGCTTCGCCGCGGCCGGCCACCCCGTCGTGGTCGTCGACCCGGATCCGGCCGCGCGTGCCGCCGGACCGGAGCGCCTGCGCGCCGGTGTGCGCGCGGTGCGTCTGCTGCGCCGACGGGCCGTGGGCCCGGTGGAGGAACGGGTGACCTGGGCGGAGGGGCTCTCCGCCCTGTCCGGCGCCCGCTTCGTGGTGGAGTGCGTGCCGGAGCGGGTGCCGCTCAAGGAGGCGGTCCTCGGGGAGCTGGATCGGGTGTGTCCGCCCGAGACGGTGTTCGCGTCGTGCACCTCGGCGATTCCGATAGGTCGACTGGGCTCCTTCACCGGCCGGCCCGAGCGGGTGGTCGGCACCCACTTCATGAACCCGGCCCCGTTGAAGGACACCGTCGAGGTCGTCGGGTCCCCGCACACCGGCGCGCACGCCCTCGCGCTGACCGTGGACCTCCTGGCGGGTCTCGGCAAGGAGGCGATCGTGGTCGGTGACGGCCCCGGCTTCGTCGGCAACCGCGTGCTGATGCTGACGGTCAACGAGGCGGCCGCCGTCGTGGACGAGGGCACCGCCGACGCGGACACCGTGGACCGCGTCTTCCAGGACTGCTTCGGGCACGCCACGGGACCGTTGCGGACCGCGGACCTGATCGGCCTCGACACCGTGCTCGACACCCTCGACGTGCTGCGCGAGCACACCGGTGACGAACGGTTCCGGCCGACGCCGCTGCTGGCCCGGCTGGTCGCCGAGGGAAACCTCGGGAGGAAGAGCGGCCGTGGATTCCATCCGTACCCGAGCCACCGAGCCACCGACCGATCCCGGCACGCAGGAGTTGGCAGCCATGTCTGA
- a CDS encoding condensation domain-containing protein produces the protein MTGTGTAAVAVIGIATRFPEAADLAEFRANLRAGRDSVRPIPAERVESTGLDPAVRYPELGYLDRIDLFDHESFGMSRHEAEVTDPQHRLALHLTREALEHAGYAPSALRDSRTAVVFSSPGNGYLPLVHEPGTLSLMGNMPFALPARVSHLFGLTGPCYGVDTGCNGSLVAVHHGCRELRDGDADYAVVGGVSLRHVIAPEAAVDDFPGIASPTARSRAFDEAADGAGGGEGGAVLLLTTLERARDEGAFVHAVIRGTATAHNGRHSATIATPSARAQAEVITRAWDRAGLDIRSAGYVEAHGSGTRLGDAVEAEGLALARPGERGPLAVGSVKTNIGHLDHAAGIAGLVKTILSVRHGELYPSLHFRRPAAEVDLDGARLEVVTSPRPWRAEGMRRAGVSSFSLGGVNAHCVVEEPPPAPAGAPDGPPRVVGVSARTEADLHTLCERLSVALRSGRPAFADVAWTLNTGRDHHPFRVGVVAGRTRDLAVALAAAVTWRRLDPVAAPAAAPRVVCLLSGDAEPAAGTGDPAPLPRALPVPTDRAAAVRGQLAAHAVLERAGITVDGLISSGLSRYVVRHLNGTLTDRDTRDLAAADPAAAPVSPERLRAAADEQLAAGPTTFVELGGRGELSDLLAEHLADRAGATVLTAGAETDGMLGVLARLYESGHDPDWRETTPAARRVPLPGHPFRGVRCWARPAGEAPTVRTDRHPLVEPVEPVGPPAADAPAGEPTAGQPSLPEAPGPLGAADPAEVLPWLRRTLAELLYADDVAPDDDYFALGGNSIIALLLLKRAKEHHGVELRMIDVYDHSVVSDLAAAIAAGRSAASSSAVSSASSSTVSEPEPATPATSGARELPPIRRGGEPVLSYGQERMWFHHQLDPDTTLYNLPGASRHRGPIDPEAMRLAWEDLAERHETLRSNFVSVDGRARLVIRPRLGDFFRYEDLTGRPDAERTARTIIRAESERVLDVERDPLVRVTLVRLAPDDHLFCWLTHHAVNDGWAPQILMGELMRFYQARREGRVHRFDPLPVQYPDYARWQRELLENGLLDGELRYWTERLADPPVLDLPTDRPRAARMDFAGAAHGLTVPPELVTRLREVGARESVTLFTVLLTGLTMLLSRWSGRHDIVVGTPTIGRTRPELWGLLGFFNNTIALRSDLSGDPDFRTLLRKVRDTVIDGLENQEIPFDAVVREVAPQRDPSRNPIFDVMYVHQTLPPHFVLGEGLFGPAVDEDGGPLFPGLPPGTAKFDISVVVGERAGADDLDVVVEYSTQLFDRSTIAAMADAWLDLLWTVTGDGDVPLSALPGVSTERSGHRPDALAGLRTFELPTDRPRPQGTGTGVTDRHEAPLPVGLAAALGRDGLLAALATLLTDRAEADELLLGLLRPHGTPLPLRIDVADEPPLAVLTERIARLRADAEARPLPGRPPLFDVTVDHGGTGGTGAAGVVGDGRVPDLHWSVTEDRIAVEYRTELFDEATVLALTDDLISLARTAVASAD, from the coding sequence ATGACTGGTACCGGTACGGCCGCCGTCGCGGTCATCGGCATCGCCACCCGGTTTCCCGAGGCCGCCGACCTGGCCGAGTTCCGCGCGAACCTGCGCGCCGGCCGTGACTCCGTGCGGCCGATCCCGGCCGAGCGCGTCGAATCCACCGGCCTGGACCCCGCGGTGCGCTACCCGGAATTGGGCTACCTGGATCGGATCGACCTCTTCGACCACGAGTCCTTCGGCATGTCCCGGCACGAGGCCGAGGTCACCGACCCGCAGCACCGACTGGCCCTACACCTCACGCGGGAGGCCCTGGAACACGCCGGCTACGCCCCCTCCGCACTGCGCGACAGCCGGACGGCAGTGGTCTTCAGCTCGCCCGGCAACGGCTACCTGCCGCTGGTCCACGAGCCCGGCACGCTCAGCCTGATGGGCAACATGCCGTTCGCCCTGCCCGCCCGCGTCTCCCACCTCTTCGGTCTGACGGGCCCCTGCTACGGCGTGGACACCGGGTGCAACGGCTCTCTCGTCGCCGTCCACCACGGTTGCCGGGAGCTCCGCGACGGCGACGCCGACTACGCCGTGGTCGGCGGTGTCAGTCTGCGCCACGTCATCGCCCCCGAGGCCGCGGTCGACGACTTCCCCGGCATCGCCTCGCCGACCGCCCGCTCCCGCGCCTTCGACGAGGCGGCGGACGGCGCGGGCGGCGGCGAGGGCGGCGCGGTGCTCCTGCTGACCACACTGGAGCGGGCCCGGGACGAGGGCGCGTTCGTCCACGCGGTGATCCGCGGCACCGCCACCGCGCACAACGGCCGCCACTCCGCCACCATCGCCACCCCCAGCGCCCGCGCACAGGCCGAGGTCATCACGCGTGCCTGGGACCGGGCCGGCCTGGACATCCGGTCCGCCGGCTACGTCGAGGCGCACGGTTCGGGCACCCGGCTGGGCGACGCGGTCGAGGCCGAGGGGCTGGCGCTGGCCCGGCCGGGGGAGCGCGGGCCGCTCGCGGTCGGCTCGGTGAAGACCAACATCGGCCACCTGGACCACGCGGCGGGCATCGCCGGCCTGGTCAAGACGATCCTCAGCGTGCGGCACGGCGAGCTGTACCCGTCGCTGCACTTCCGGCGGCCGGCGGCCGAGGTGGACCTGGACGGCGCCCGCCTGGAGGTGGTGACGTCGCCGAGGCCGTGGCGGGCCGAGGGCATGCGGCGGGCCGGGGTCAGTTCGTTCAGTCTCGGCGGCGTCAACGCGCACTGCGTGGTCGAGGAACCGCCGCCCGCGCCCGCCGGGGCGCCGGACGGGCCGCCGCGGGTGGTCGGCGTCTCGGCCCGGACCGAGGCCGACCTGCACACCCTGTGCGAACGGCTCTCGGTCGCACTGCGGTCCGGCCGGCCCGCGTTCGCCGATGTCGCCTGGACGTTGAACACGGGCCGTGACCACCATCCGTTCCGCGTGGGCGTGGTGGCCGGTCGGACCCGGGACCTCGCGGTCGCGCTGGCCGCCGCGGTCACCTGGCGTCGGCTGGATCCGGTCGCCGCTCCGGCCGCCGCGCCCCGCGTCGTCTGCCTGCTGTCCGGGGACGCCGAACCGGCCGCCGGGACCGGCGATCCGGCCCCGCTGCCCCGTGCCCTGCCGGTTCCGACGGACCGGGCCGCGGCGGTGCGCGGGCAACTCGCCGCGCACGCCGTGCTCGAACGAGCCGGGATCACCGTGGACGGGCTGATCAGCTCGGGGCTCTCCCGCTACGTGGTCCGCCACCTCAACGGCACGCTCACCGACCGGGACACACGGGACCTCGCCGCCGCGGACCCCGCCGCGGCGCCGGTGTCGCCGGAGCGGCTGCGGGCCGCGGCCGACGAGCAACTGGCCGCCGGGCCGACGACCTTCGTGGAGCTGGGCGGTCGCGGCGAGCTGAGCGACCTGCTGGCGGAGCACCTCGCGGACCGGGCCGGGGCCACCGTGCTCACCGCGGGAGCCGAGACGGACGGCATGCTCGGCGTGCTGGCGCGACTGTACGAGTCGGGACACGACCCGGACTGGCGGGAGACGACCCCCGCCGCGCGGCGCGTACCGCTGCCGGGCCACCCGTTCCGCGGCGTCCGCTGCTGGGCCCGACCGGCCGGCGAGGCACCGACGGTTCGGACCGACCGACACCCCCTTGTCGAACCGGTCGAGCCGGTCGGACCACCGGCCGCCGACGCGCCCGCCGGGGAGCCCACCGCCGGGCAACCATCGCTCCCCGAGGCCCCCGGACCGCTCGGCGCCGCGGATCCGGCGGAGGTGCTGCCCTGGCTGCGACGGACCCTGGCGGAACTGCTCTACGCGGACGACGTCGCCCCCGACGACGACTACTTCGCCCTCGGCGGCAACTCCATCATCGCCCTGCTCCTCCTGAAACGGGCCAAGGAGCACCACGGCGTCGAACTGCGGATGATCGACGTCTACGACCACTCCGTCGTCTCCGACCTGGCCGCCGCCATCGCGGCCGGGCGTTCCGCCGCCTCCTCGTCCGCCGTCTCGTCCGCCTCCTCGTCCACGGTGTCCGAGCCGGAGCCCGCCACCCCCGCGACGAGCGGTGCGCGGGAGCTCCCGCCGATCCGGCGCGGCGGCGAGCCGGTGCTGTCCTACGGACAGGAACGCATGTGGTTCCACCACCAGCTCGACCCCGACACCACCCTCTACAACCTTCCCGGCGCCTCCCGCCACCGTGGCCCGATCGATCCCGAGGCGATGCGTCTGGCCTGGGAGGACCTGGCCGAACGGCACGAGACCCTGCGGTCCAACTTCGTCTCCGTGGACGGTCGCGCGCGCCTGGTGATCAGACCACGGCTCGGCGACTTCTTCCGCTACGAGGACCTCACCGGGCGGCCCGACGCGGAGCGCACGGCGCGCACGATCATCCGTGCCGAGTCGGAGCGGGTCCTCGACGTCGAGCGGGACCCCCTGGTCCGCGTCACCCTGGTCCGCCTCGCCCCCGACGACCACCTCTTCTGCTGGCTGACCCACCACGCGGTCAACGACGGCTGGGCACCGCAGATCCTGATGGGCGAGCTCATGCGGTTCTACCAGGCACGTCGCGAGGGGCGGGTGCACCGCTTCGACCCGCTGCCCGTGCAGTACCCCGACTACGCCCGTTGGCAACGGGAGCTGTTGGAGAACGGGCTCCTCGACGGCGAGCTGCGCTACTGGACGGAGCGGCTCGCCGACCCACCGGTCCTGGACCTGCCCACCGACCGGCCGCGCGCCGCCCGGATGGACTTCGCGGGCGCCGCCCACGGCCTGACCGTCCCGCCCGAACTGGTCACCCGACTGCGCGAGGTCGGCGCGCGGGAGTCCGTCACGCTCTTCACGGTGCTGCTCACCGGGCTCACGATGCTGCTGTCCCGGTGGTCGGGCCGGCACGACATCGTGGTCGGCACTCCGACCATCGGGCGCACCCGCCCGGAACTGTGGGGCCTGCTCGGCTTCTTCAACAACACCATCGCGCTGCGCTCCGACCTCTCCGGCGACCCGGACTTCCGCACGCTGCTGCGGAAGGTGCGCGACACCGTGATCGACGGCCTGGAGAACCAGGAGATCCCGTTCGACGCCGTCGTCCGGGAGGTGGCGCCGCAGCGGGACCCGTCCCGCAACCCGATCTTCGACGTCATGTACGTCCACCAGACGCTGCCGCCGCACTTCGTCCTCGGCGAGGGCCTGTTCGGTCCGGCCGTGGACGAGGACGGTGGTCCGCTCTTCCCCGGACTTCCGCCGGGCACCGCGAAGTTCGACATCTCGGTGGTGGTCGGGGAACGCGCCGGCGCGGACGATCTGGACGTGGTGGTCGAGTACAGCACGCAGTTGTTCGACCGGAGCACGATCGCCGCGATGGCGGACGCGTGGCTCGACCTGTTGTGGACGGTCACCGGCGACGGTGACGTCCCGCTCTCCGCGCTGCCCGGAGTGTCCACCGAGCGGAGCGGGCACCGGCCCGACGCGCTCGCCGGACTGCGGACGTTCGAGTTGCCGACGGACCGGCCGCGCCCGCAGGGCACCGGCACCGGGGTGACGGATCGCCATGAGGCCCCGCTTCCCGTCGGTCTCGCCGCCGCCCTGGGCCGCGACGGGCTGCTGGCCGCCCTCGCCACCCTGCTCACCGACCGGGCCGAGGCCGACGAACTGCTGCTCGGTCTCCTCCGGCCGCACGGCACACCACTGCCGTTGCGGATCGACGTGGCGGACGAGCCGCCGCTCGCGGTCCTGACCGAGCGCATCGCCCGGCTGCGCGCCGACGCGGAGGCGCGTCCGCTGCCGGGACGCCCCCCGCTGTTCGACGTCACGGTGGACCACGGCGGCACCGGCGGCACCGGTGCTGCCGGCGTCGTGGGCGACGGCCGCGTCCCCGACCTCCACTGGAGCGTCACCGAGGACCGGATCGCCGTCGAGTACCGCACCGAGCTGTTCGACGAGGCGACGGTGCTCGCCCTCACCGACGACCTGATCTCCCTGGCGCGCACCGCTGTCGCGTCCGCCGACTGA
- a CDS encoding amino acid adenylation domain-containing protein, producing the protein MTQLPVPSRPQPQPQSLLDAFRARAAETPRATALVVGATSLTYRELDQASAGLAELLRDAGARIGTTVCIRLEQSAVAVVAVLAALRVGAAWAAIEPDLPPNRLRALLRDTDCAVVLAARDDRDLAGTPDVPPRLAAEDLDIAALIEAGARTAADPVPPVPEEAPAYVVYTSGSTGEPKGVVVDRGRLADSVRPRGAVYGTGPSVFLMAMRLSFDGMLAGMFWSLHNGHTLLLPTARELRIVPELALLARRYRATHLVVVPSHYRLLLADPDGLPDSLRLVVVAGEVCTPELVGNHRACLPGARLVNEYGPTETIVSCTVEDRLDPDRERVPIGRPWPGATVHVLDRQLREVADGEVGELYVGGAFVALGYARAPGRTAERFVADPFGPPGARLYRTGDLARRDENGALHYHGRTDHQVKIRGARVELGEVEAALEAHPAVGQAVVVCAGPTDEASRLTAFLTPAAGQELPDPGDLRRHCRDRLVEQALPDRFVPVDRMPLTSTGKADRTALAASLPAAGESAERPAEQEHWTGPQRIVWDIWVEVLGHRDVGLEDSFFGLGGSSLKILDLYSRLDARWPGAIRAGELFDLVTVEAQAGVIDDRVGTGVGERNRPGAGRPAPVSYEL; encoded by the coding sequence GTGACGCAGTTACCCGTCCCGTCCCGGCCGCAGCCGCAGCCGCAATCGCTCCTCGACGCCTTCCGCGCCCGGGCCGCCGAGACACCGCGGGCCACCGCGCTCGTCGTCGGCGCCACCTCGCTCACCTACCGCGAACTCGACCAGGCGTCCGCCGGCCTCGCCGAGCTGCTGCGCGACGCGGGCGCCCGGATCGGCACCACCGTGTGCATCCGCCTCGAACAGAGCGCCGTCGCCGTCGTCGCCGTCCTTGCGGCGCTGCGGGTGGGTGCCGCCTGGGCCGCGATCGAGCCCGACCTGCCGCCGAACCGGCTGCGCGCCCTGCTGCGCGACACCGACTGCGCCGTCGTGCTCGCCGCCCGGGACGACCGGGACCTGGCCGGGACGCCGGACGTGCCGCCCCGGTTGGCAGCCGAGGACCTCGACATCGCCGCCCTGATCGAGGCGGGCGCCCGTACCGCGGCGGACCCCGTGCCCCCGGTTCCGGAGGAGGCCCCCGCATACGTCGTCTACACCTCGGGTTCCACCGGCGAACCCAAGGGAGTCGTGGTCGACCGCGGCCGGCTGGCCGACTCCGTCCGTCCGCGCGGCGCCGTGTACGGCACCGGTCCCTCGGTCTTCCTGATGGCGATGCGGCTGTCGTTCGACGGCATGCTCGCCGGCATGTTCTGGTCGCTCCACAACGGTCACACGCTGCTGTTGCCGACCGCCCGCGAGCTGCGTATCGTTCCCGAACTGGCGTTGTTGGCCCGCCGGTACCGCGCGACCCACCTCGTCGTCGTGCCGTCCCACTACCGACTGCTGCTGGCCGATCCGGACGGGCTTCCGGACAGCCTGCGCCTGGTGGTCGTCGCCGGCGAGGTCTGCACGCCCGAACTGGTCGGGAACCACCGCGCGTGCCTGCCGGGCGCCCGGCTCGTCAACGAGTACGGGCCCACGGAGACCATCGTCTCCTGCACCGTCGAGGACCGGCTCGATCCCGACCGGGAACGCGTCCCCATCGGCCGGCCCTGGCCCGGTGCCACCGTCCACGTGTTGGACCGGCAACTGCGCGAAGTCGCGGACGGCGAGGTGGGCGAGCTGTACGTCGGCGGCGCCTTCGTCGCCCTCGGCTACGCCCGGGCGCCCGGACGCACGGCGGAACGCTTCGTCGCCGATCCGTTCGGGCCGCCCGGCGCCCGCCTCTACCGCACCGGCGACCTCGCCCGCCGCGACGAGAACGGCGCGCTGCACTACCACGGCCGGACCGACCACCAGGTGAAGATCCGCGGCGCCCGCGTCGAGCTCGGCGAGGTCGAGGCCGCGCTCGAGGCGCACCCCGCGGTCGGCCAGGCCGTGGTGGTCTGCGCGGGACCGACCGACGAGGCGTCGCGGTTGACCGCGTTCCTCACCCCGGCCGCGGGGCAGGAGCTCCCCGACCCGGGGGACCTGCGTCGGCACTGTCGCGACCGGTTGGTCGAACAGGCGCTGCCGGACCGTTTCGTACCGGTGGACCGGATGCCGCTCACCTCCACCGGCAAGGCCGACCGCACGGCGCTCGCCGCTTCGCTGCCCGCGGCCGGCGAGAGCGCGGAACGGCCGGCGGAACAGGAGCACTGGACCGGACCGCAACGGATCGTCTGGGACATCTGGGTCGAGGTGCTCGGCCACCGCGACGTCGGTCTGGAGGACAGCTTCTTCGGCCTGGGCGGCAGCTCTCTCAAGATCCTCGACCTGTACAGCCGACTCGATGCGCGCTGGCCCGGTGCGATACGCGCCGGTGAACTGTTCGACCTGGTCACCGTCGAGGCCCAGGCGGGCGTGATCGACGATCGGGTCGGGACCGGCGTCGGGGAGCGGAACCGGCCGGGGGCCGGACGCCCGGCCCCGGTCTCCTACGAGCTCTGA
- a CDS encoding HAD-IIIC family phosphatase — MTAPTSTPTVKCLVWDLDDTLWDGVVLEGDDPRPFPHVLPTLRTLDERGILHAAVSRGDHATATAHLSACGLDEWFCAVRIGWGDKSAAIRRIAETLNIGLDTIAFVDNDPAERAEVASEVPEVRCYTADAVGHLPERPEFRPAHVTAEAAGRRHLYRTEWRRRQAEEESGGDRQAFLASLGLVMEIAPATEDDLARASELTVRTHQLNSTGLVYGEDELRELVASPHHRVRLARLRDRFGDYGVIGLSVTELTPTDAVLRLMLMSCRVASRGVGGLLLNHLIRQARAEGRRPVTHFVPTAVNRTMLVTLRFAGFTQVDDGPADGGPMVLAVPEDHPVPEPGDHVRLLIRDV; from the coding sequence ATGACGGCCCCGACGAGCACACCGACCGTCAAGTGCCTGGTCTGGGACCTGGACGACACGTTGTGGGACGGAGTCGTGCTGGAAGGCGACGACCCCCGGCCGTTCCCCCACGTCCTGCCGACCCTCCGGACGCTGGACGAACGCGGCATCCTGCACGCCGCGGTCAGCCGCGGCGACCACGCCACGGCCACCGCCCACCTGAGCGCGTGCGGCCTCGACGAGTGGTTCTGCGCGGTGCGGATCGGCTGGGGCGACAAGTCCGCCGCGATCCGCCGCATCGCCGAGACGCTCAACATCGGGCTCGACACCATCGCCTTCGTCGACAACGACCCGGCCGAGCGCGCCGAGGTCGCCTCCGAGGTCCCGGAGGTCCGCTGCTACACCGCCGACGCGGTCGGGCACCTACCGGAGCGTCCCGAGTTCCGCCCCGCCCACGTGACGGCCGAGGCCGCCGGTCGCCGCCACCTCTACCGCACCGAGTGGCGGCGGCGGCAGGCCGAGGAGGAGTCCGGCGGCGACCGGCAGGCGTTCCTGGCCTCGCTCGGCCTCGTCATGGAGATCGCACCGGCGACGGAGGACGACCTCGCGCGGGCCAGCGAACTCACGGTGCGCACCCACCAGCTCAACAGTACGGGACTGGTCTACGGCGAGGACGAGCTGCGCGAACTCGTCGCGTCGCCTCACCACCGGGTACGGCTCGCCCGGCTCCGCGACCGCTTCGGCGACTACGGCGTCATCGGTCTGTCCGTCACCGAACTCACGCCGACGGACGCGGTGCTGCGGCTGATGTTGATGTCCTGTCGGGTCGCCTCGCGCGGCGTCGGCGGGCTGCTGTTGAACCACCTGATCCGGCAGGCGCGTGCCGAGGGCCGCCGACCCGTCACGCATTTCGTGCCCACCGCCGTCAACCGCACCATGCTCGTCACCCTCCGCTTCGCCGGCTTCACCCAGGTCGACGACGGTCCGGCGGACGGGGGGCCCATGGTCCTCGCGGTGCCCGAGGACCATCCGGTACCCGAACCCGGCGACCACGTCCGCCTGTTGATCCGGGACGTCTGA
- a CDS encoding acyl-CoA dehydrogenase family protein, which yields MRATADAPGAPPLVAAAARFAAESRDPAADWDRAGRIPADVCRRLARTGLLAADLPARYGGAGLAPVELGEAAAHLGGVCSALRGLLTVQSMVAAALLRWGTREQRAHWLPRLAAGTLTAGFAATEDGAGSALAEVRTDIEESADGTELTVTGRKKWVTFGQLADVLLVLGRSGDKPTAVLVETDRPGVRREPVDGQLGMRAAGVAHLTLDAVRVPADHRIAPPGAGLSHVAATALDHGRFTVAWGCVGMAEACVADAAAHAAARVQGGVPLSRHQAIGALLARIAVDAAAARELAVRAARARGDGPGRGVTETIMAKYAAAAAAAAAGRDAVQVLGAAGCEPDSRVGRHYRDAKVMEIIEGAQQVSELHIAAHLVRRFGPRA from the coding sequence GTGCGGGCGACCGCTGACGCCCCCGGGGCGCCGCCGTTGGTCGCGGCGGCAGCCCGGTTCGCCGCCGAGTCCCGGGACCCGGCCGCGGACTGGGACCGTGCGGGCCGGATCCCGGCGGACGTGTGCCGCAGGCTGGCGCGCACGGGCCTGCTCGCCGCCGACCTGCCCGCCCGGTACGGCGGGGCGGGCCTGGCGCCGGTCGAACTCGGTGAGGCGGCCGCCCACCTGGGGGGCGTGTGCAGTGCCCTGCGCGGTCTGCTCACCGTCCAGTCGATGGTCGCGGCGGCGCTGCTGCGCTGGGGCACCCGCGAGCAACGCGCCCACTGGCTGCCGCGACTGGCCGCCGGCACGCTGACGGCCGGCTTCGCGGCCACCGAGGACGGCGCGGGCAGCGCGCTCGCCGAGGTGCGGACCGACATCGAGGAATCCGCGGACGGCACCGAGCTCACCGTGACCGGTCGCAAGAAGTGGGTCACCTTCGGGCAGCTCGCCGACGTGCTGCTGGTACTCGGGCGCAGCGGCGACAAGCCCACCGCCGTGCTGGTCGAGACCGACCGGCCCGGCGTGCGCCGCGAACCGGTCGACGGCCAACTCGGCATGCGGGCCGCCGGCGTGGCCCACCTCACCCTGGACGCCGTCCGGGTGCCCGCCGACCACCGGATCGCCCCACCGGGCGCCGGTCTGTCACACGTCGCCGCGACCGCGTTGGACCACGGCCGGTTCACGGTCGCCTGGGGGTGCGTCGGCATGGCCGAGGCGTGTGTCGCCGACGCCGCCGCGCACGCGGCCGCCCGGGTGCAGGGCGGTGTTCCGCTCAGTCGGCACCAGGCGATCGGCGCGCTGCTGGCCCGGATCGCGGTGGACGCCGCCGCGGCCCGCGAGCTCGCCGTCCGCGCGGCCCGGGCACGGGGCGACGGACCGGGCCGCGGTGTCACCGAAACGATCATGGCCAAGTACGCGGCCGCGGCGGCCGCCGCCGCGGCCGGCCGGGACGCCGTGCAGGTCCTCGGGGCCGCGGGGTGCGAGCCGGACAGCCGGGTCGGCCGCCACTACCGGGACGCGAAGGTCATGGAGATCATCGAAGGAGCGCAGCAAGTGTCCGAACTCCACATCGCCGCACACCTGGTGCGCCGGTTCGGGCCGCGCGCATGA
- a CDS encoding acyl carrier protein, which yields MNHGTEKTTEEITRFLTEALRRPIGPDDDYFALGLVDSLFALELVTHVEQRFTLTVEVEDLDLDSFRTARRIAEFVHRKTGADTPTRTRAGDR from the coding sequence ATGAACCACGGCACCGAGAAGACCACCGAGGAGATCACCCGGTTCCTGACCGAAGCGCTGCGGCGACCGATCGGCCCCGACGACGACTACTTCGCACTCGGCCTGGTCGACTCGTTGTTCGCGCTGGAGTTGGTCACCCACGTCGAGCAGCGCTTCACCCTCACCGTGGAGGTGGAGGACCTCGATCTGGACAGTTTCCGGACCGCACGACGGATCGCCGAGTTCGTCCACCGCAAGACCGGCGCCGACACGCCGACCCGGACCCGTGCGGGCGACCGCTGA
- a CDS encoding 3-oxoacyl-ACP synthase, with the protein MNVEQTSHTAAPVAVDAAGWHLPDRTRAVADLPELAELAGADRRTCLNLGIDTVAVDDDLTATDLAERAARAVLARAGARAASLGALILVESRAPETLVSSDATRLQHALGADAATVFTVGGLGCVSVAPALLAARGLLAADPDLGPVLVVHGSKPAAKTRYRHPVTVNGDSGQALLLGRPHPAAPVRILDLVQRTNGRYWDLFRLEYRDRPTDRWREECRDLPEYSFRLAMESRHRLSGLVDELLARNDLTRADIAGYASQNLSAGGLAFTEETLDIGLLPSCRDNLRRFGHLGPNDVFLNLYTALAREDLVEGDRAVLVNVSPVAAWSVLLVEIGPQHGREGTV; encoded by the coding sequence GTGAACGTTGAGCAGACGTCCCACACCGCGGCACCGGTCGCGGTCGATGCCGCCGGCTGGCACCTGCCGGATCGGACCCGTGCCGTCGCGGACCTCCCCGAACTGGCCGAACTGGCCGGGGCGGACCGCCGCACCTGCCTCAACCTCGGCATCGACACCGTGGCGGTGGACGACGACCTGACCGCCACCGACCTGGCCGAGCGCGCCGCCCGTGCCGTGTTGGCGCGGGCCGGGGCACGGGCCGCGTCCCTCGGGGCGCTGATCCTGGTCGAGTCGCGCGCCCCGGAGACCCTGGTCAGTTCGGACGCGACGAGACTCCAGCACGCGCTGGGCGCCGACGCGGCGACGGTCTTCACGGTCGGTGGCCTCGGCTGCGTCTCCGTCGCCCCCGCCCTGCTCGCGGCGCGCGGCCTGCTGGCCGCCGACCCGGACCTCGGCCCCGTGCTGGTCGTGCACGGCAGCAAGCCCGCGGCGAAGACGCGTTACCGGCACCCGGTCACCGTCAACGGCGACAGCGGGCAGGCCCTGCTGCTGGGCCGTCCGCACCCGGCCGCGCCGGTCCGGATCCTCGACCTCGTCCAGCGGACCAACGGCCGGTACTGGGACCTCTTCCGGCTGGAGTACCGCGACCGGCCCACCGATCGCTGGCGGGAGGAGTGCAGGGACCTGCCCGAGTACTCGTTCCGGCTGGCGATGGAGAGCCGGCACCGGCTCTCCGGGCTGGTGGACGAGCTGCTGGCGCGCAACGACCTCACCCGGGCCGACATCGCCGGGTACGCGAGCCAGAACCTGTCGGCCGGCGGGTTGGCGTTCACCGAGGAGACCCTGGACATCGGGCTGCTGCCCTCCTGCCGGGACAACCTGCGCCGCTTCGGCCACCTCGGCCCGAACGACGTCTTCCTGAACCTCTACACCGCCCTGGCCCGCGAGGACCTCGTCGAGGGTGACCGGGCGGTCCTCGTCAACGTCAGCCCAGTGGCGGCCTGGAGCGTGCTGCTGGTCGAGATAGGCCCGCAGCACGGTCGGGAGGGCACCGTATGA